A genomic window from Shewanella vesiculosa includes:
- a CDS encoding metal transporter, translating to MLYLIASCVALLFGPLFYRFFASGSGLQKGLDGFIFVSLGGLVLIHILPELLEHGGFITLLFVMLGVWGPTASEKLFHRYSDITHNITLTLGIAGLLLHTVTDGGAMVLAQQDGNSTLLALGVIMHRLPVGVAIWWLLKPQVGNRWASAVLAAMMILTSVGYFAGEHLLAQLSLENTVYLQAFVTGSILHVVLHQPHGHQQEDKQGKYQYQAGIGSLLGLGLLALLLLMDTGGHEHAHQNHGSEQFMSWLLTISPILLGSYFIATARFASGLRPSHPSLGLRWLQRLAGPEALLITVLLLGPWFALYQALGLFAIGALMTLTQVEITDPHPTASESPWRFGFSQLVDRSAPWIILSLVLANLIGHPSVPLANPALQVFILLLVFLPMRFCNLGTVILALSLAYSGWSQIAVAFTLLAAPVISIGQLKLMNWKQGLMLGGILLLGLMAADQFTLSSTLTLHLPESANIVGLVAIALLFGASLLRLGPRKFLSRLMINLKSVSHPHDHGHPSDIKAPHHHDSASTHKHHH from the coding sequence ATGCTCTATCTAATTGCTAGTTGTGTTGCACTGCTGTTTGGGCCACTTTTTTATCGCTTCTTCGCATCAGGTAGCGGGTTGCAAAAAGGCTTAGATGGGTTCATTTTTGTCTCTCTTGGCGGATTAGTGCTCATCCATATTTTGCCTGAGCTATTGGAGCATGGTGGGTTCATCACGCTATTGTTTGTCATGCTCGGCGTTTGGGGACCAACAGCCAGTGAAAAGCTGTTTCATCGCTATTCAGATATCACCCATAACATCACTCTCACATTAGGTATTGCCGGGCTCCTGTTACACACAGTGACCGACGGCGGAGCCATGGTCTTGGCGCAACAGGATGGCAATTCAACACTGCTGGCCTTAGGCGTGATCATGCATCGCTTACCTGTTGGTGTCGCCATTTGGTGGTTACTCAAACCACAGGTGGGTAATCGATGGGCCAGTGCTGTATTAGCGGCAATGATGATATTAACCAGTGTCGGCTACTTTGCAGGTGAACACCTATTAGCCCAGTTGAGCCTTGAAAATACCGTTTATTTGCAAGCCTTTGTTACCGGCTCAATTTTACACGTGGTATTACATCAACCTCATGGTCATCAACAAGAAGACAAGCAGGGCAAATATCAATACCAAGCCGGTATTGGCAGTTTATTAGGCTTAGGATTATTAGCGCTACTGCTATTGATGGATACTGGCGGCCATGAACATGCTCATCAAAATCATGGTTCAGAGCAATTTATGAGTTGGTTACTGACCATCTCACCGATTTTATTAGGCAGCTATTTTATTGCTACGGCTCGATTTGCATCTGGTTTACGCCCCTCTCATCCGTCCTTGGGACTACGTTGGTTACAGCGATTAGCAGGGCCGGAAGCATTATTAATTACCGTATTATTATTAGGGCCTTGGTTTGCGCTTTATCAAGCTCTGGGATTATTCGCTATAGGGGCACTCATGACCCTAACGCAAGTCGAGATAACCGACCCACATCCAACAGCATCAGAGTCACCATGGCGTTTTGGTTTTAGCCAATTAGTCGACCGAAGTGCGCCTTGGATAATTCTTAGTTTAGTACTAGCAAATCTGATTGGTCATCCATCTGTACCACTAGCAAACCCTGCATTACAGGTATTTATTTTATTGTTAGTATTTTTACCAATGCGTTTTTGTAATTTAGGCACGGTAATTTTGGCTTTATCTCTGGCTTACAGTGGTTGGAGCCAAATTGCGGTAGCCTTTACTTTATTGGCCGCACCAGTAATTAGTATTGGTCAATTGAAGTTAATGAATTGGAAACAAGGGCTGATGTTAGGCGGAATTTTACTGCTAGGATTAATGGCGGCAGATCAATTCACATTGAGTTCAACATTAACATTACACTTACCAGAGTCTGCTAACATTGTTGGTTTAGTGGCCATAGCTTTATTGTTTGGTGCCAGTTTACTTAGGCTCGGGCCGCGCAAATTTTTAAGCCGTTTGATGATTAACCTCAAATCAGTGTCACATCCACATGATCACGGCCATCCATCAGACATTAAAGCGCCACATCATCATGACTCAGCATCGACACATAAACATCATCATTAA
- a CDS encoding NRDE family protein yields the protein MCILFIAVEAHPDYPLIICANRDEFHHRATEPAYRWPTHPAIIAGQDKQAGGTWLGINEQGQFAGITNIRSIELQNGVRSRGELVVDALTKQHVNSQWLAEHSVNYNPFNLVFEHHNQLLCFNSKTSTTTKLEPGFHAVSNGALDDIWPKMAKGQQQLQTYIKQMQTPCIDQLLAIMRDTSQPKDQDLPQTGISLEWERLLSAIFIQHEEYGTRSTSIVLKHKSGNVQLTEVRYDGKARNLGTQHFSIN from the coding sequence ATGTGTATTTTATTTATTGCCGTTGAGGCGCATCCCGACTACCCCTTAATTATTTGTGCAAACCGTGACGAATTTCATCACAGAGCAACTGAACCAGCGTATCGCTGGCCAACTCATCCTGCCATTATTGCTGGGCAAGACAAGCAAGCTGGCGGCACTTGGTTAGGCATTAATGAGCAAGGCCAATTTGCAGGAATAACCAATATTCGCTCCATTGAACTGCAAAATGGCGTTCGTAGTCGTGGGGAATTAGTGGTTGATGCGCTAACAAAACAGCACGTTAATAGTCAATGGCTAGCTGAACACTCGGTTAATTATAATCCGTTTAATTTAGTCTTCGAACACCACAACCAACTCCTCTGCTTTAACAGTAAAACATCAACTACCACTAAACTCGAGCCTGGATTTCATGCGGTAAGTAACGGCGCATTGGATGATATATGGCCTAAAATGGCTAAAGGCCAGCAACAGCTGCAAACCTATATCAAGCAAATGCAGACACCTTGCATAGACCAATTACTCGCTATCATGCGAGATACCTCACAGCCAAAGGATCAAGATTTACCTCAAACAGGTATTAGCCTTGAGTGGGAACGCCTACTGTCTGCTATTTTTATCCAGCATGAAGAATACGGTACTCGTTCAACCAGCATAGTGTTGAAACATAAAAGCGGAAATGTACAACTTACTGAAGTGAGATATGATGGTAAAGCGCGTAATTTAGGGACTCAGCACTTTAGTATTAACTAA